One genomic region from Homalodisca vitripennis isolate AUS2020 chromosome 6, UT_GWSS_2.1, whole genome shotgun sequence encodes:
- the LOC124364251 gene encoding nuclear factor of activated T-cells 5 isoform X3, giving the protein MLLKHLKSQNRLKTAFMGKSPRTGGMVKLTAGLMTVVPKSHRKVIKVASKRPAAILRAPASAVKREHIPVDPCDNSNDSGLGFDHHIDYHSSIASHPTLCFSDKETGWQTEEPAEAKRRRLEIKLESDDANDNFTFPQTVRQVPRAICVPVRARTSRVVSVPAPLSSQLSATSQNGLTQLLIVCQPEQQHRARYQTEGSRGAVKDRTGNGFPVVKLVGYDGPATLQVFIGTDQGRVVPHMFYQACRVSGKNSTPCVEKKVDGTIVIEVDIEPSKDMVVTCDCVGILKERNVDVEHRFPEEGTGRTKKKSTRCRMVFRTTITNPDGSQETLQVTSQPIVCTQPPGVPEICKKSLSSCSVRGGQELFVLGKNFLKDTRVLFQEGDSTNPSWSQSVQPDKEFLQQSHLVCTVPPYHRVDISEPVTIRLLVESSGKASEPHTFLYLPDTSPPHSDNNTVLVPEGNVVTNSISSQVKFLKQAQRCRGSVIFHQRRYNKNGGSPGVFPSHLPQPVAASLLMSSETPVTATFIPSQTSTGREDNIHPVMMWDKTMPVDVMMPPPPPALLPISGRRSSVQMIVPEPLEPENLKQEVSEEAPKPLSDLSSSQQPSMDTFRRFVTNNTLPSITVESYLSNIEGNAAFGNKVVKSQLISEMPRIMIPSSTVVSKPLASSDSSSLLTTVEPMLVSQPVGMTFDGRNMCASSSVSQASHENISVIVPSPLIQKKSSESLVSQEIQQQEQIPQSQSVGLDLLMRSALNERPPTMTEKLDAFVNSAADSHISPNPNSTITSVITENSVVNPINDMVVNTATNMSKLQEQNMSPITQSSAISMSPQTSPHHSSANVGDGSLCSIINSPQNTSGQSHVVSSIQATLEHHLNSQSANSAQANINDLIKTSQTVTAGQAQVYSNLQSSIEQLTSQALSSSQMTHSEINSIIQSSQPTPTSQAHVMSNLQSLEQHLSPPPVNSGQIIHPDLNNLMQSSQSSTQEHTLANLQASLEQQMSSHNMTSQPQMNLSNLIQSASQESTREAQALSNLQASLEQHLSQGLNSTQMIHSESIQPTNLSMGSIGKTIQTSTQSPTISENQSLSNLQASLEHHMSSQILSSVQAAHESLTNGNISMNTLNSSVPTSPQIQIAVSQAQVLSNLQASLEHHLASQVAASVQSIHETVTSSQMTTNLNSPVENSSQVAVSQGQTLSGLQMSLEHLSPRVMTSPQPTHENMSVGSISLNNTMQTSPVQISVSQAQTLSDLHASLEHHLSSNVMASSQPSETIIPVERLNNQIPTSPQQSSNQNLSSFQASIDHLSSQVLSSPQSSHSEHNLSINDSRSMDLTSPLSLMNSQTINVVSDTSSTNSPVMILSPNSRQSPSSVLTTPGLSMSNTPTMALSPVNTLAMDMNPSNIVLNASHTMVSAADITMGNPPTLLSQPDVQMQTSPGVQLQTSISQFEQVASRIPDKMAAMSQYQHGQGLQGMDKEVDRKDPAGYMIQPGTVQPHANYEIKPQPVKKCEELANELTQMSEHDLISYINPSCFDTV; this is encoded by the exons ACCGGGTGGCAGACTGAGGAGCCAGCGGAAGCGAAGAGACGAAGGCTGGAGATCAAACTGGAATCTGATGACGCAAACGATAACTTCACTTTCCCACAAACTGTAAGACAAGTGCCCAGGGCTATCTG TGTACCAGTGCGAGCGCGTACCAGCCGAGTGGTGTCGGTGCCAGCGCCGCTCAGCTCGCAGCTGTCAGCCACCTCGCAGAACGGGCTGACTCAGCTGCTGATAGTGTGCCAGCCAGAGCAGCAGCACCGAGCCCGGTACCAGACGGAGGGCAGCCGAGGTGCCGTCAAGGACCGGACGGGCAATGGCTTCCCCGTTGTCAAG CTGGTGGGCTACGATGGGCCGGCAACACTGCAGGTGTTTATAGGTACGGACCAGGGACGTGTGGTCCCCCATATGTTCTACCAGGCCTGTCGTGTCTCTGGCAAGAACTCCACCCCCTGCGTAGAGAAGAAGGTGGACGGCACAATAGTCATCGAAGTGGACATTGAACCCTCGAAGGACATGGTGGTTAC GTGTGACTGTGTGGGGATCCTGAAGGAACGCAATGTCGATGTGGAACATAGGTTCCCAGAGGAAGGGACGGGTCGAACCAAGAAGAAGTCGACCCGCTGCCGGATGGTATTTCGGACAACTATCACTAATCCGGACGGCTCACAGGAGACTCTGCAGGTCACCTCACAGCCAATAGTATGCA CCCAGCCGCCTGGTGTGCCAGAGATCTGCAAGAAGTCACTGTCATCCTGCAGTGTCCGTGGTGGCCAGGAGCTTTTTGTCCTGGGCAAGAACTTCCTCAAGGACACACGAGTACTGTTCCAGGAGGGTGACTCCACCAACCCTTCCTGGTCCCAGAGTGTACAACCGGACAAGGAGTTTCTCCAACAG TCACACCTGGTGTGTACCGTGCCACCGTACCACCGTGTTGACATCTCAGAGCCGGTTACAATCCGGTTACTGGTGGAATCTAGTGGCAAGGCCAGTGAGCCCCACACGTTTCTCTACTTGCCGGATACGTCTCCGCCACACTCAGACAATAACACAG TTTTGGTCCCAGAGGGAAATGTTGTCACCAATTCCATCAGTTCACAAG TTAAGTTCCTGAAGCAGGCTCAACGATGCAGAGGATCTGTGATTTTTCATCAACGTCGATATAATAAAAACG GTGGCAGCCCTGGAGTGTTCCCCAGCCACTTGCCCCAACCAGTGGCTGCATCACTTCTCATGTCCTCTGAGACCCCTGTCACAGCGACTTTCATCCCCTCTCAGACTTCCACAG GGAGGGAAGATAACATACATCCCGTTATGATGTGGGATAAGACGATGCCAGTGGACGTGATGATGCCACCACCACCTCCTGCTCTACTGCCAATTTCAGGTCGAAGATCTTCAGTGCAGATGATTGTACCAGAGCCTCTCGAACCGGAAAATCTGAAACAAGAAGTTTCTGAGGAAGCACCCAAGCCCTTATCTGATCTCTCAAGCAGCCAGCAACCCTCTATGGACACATTTCGCAGATTTGTCACCAACAACACTCTTCCTTCCATCACTGTTGAAAGCTATCTATCCAACATCGAGGGGAACGCTGCGTTTGGTAACAAAGTGGTCAAATCTCAGTTAATCAGTGAAATGCCACGGATAATGATACCATCATCAACAGTTGTCAGTAAGCCACTGGCCTCGAGTGATTCTTCCAGTCTTTTAACTACTGTTGAGCCTATGCTTGTCAGCCAACCTGTCGGGATGACGTTTGACGGTAGGAACATGTGTGCCAGCTCGTCTGTTTCTCAGGCCTCCCACGAAAACATCAGTGTCATCGTGCCTTCTCCTCTGATTCAGAAAAAGTCTTCTGAATCACTCGTATCCCAAGAGATCCAACAACAAGAACAGATTCCACAGTCACAAAGTGTTGGACTCGATTTGTTGATGAGATCTGCTCTCAATGAGCGACCTCCAACGATGACCGAAAAGCTGGATGCTTTTGTCAATTCTGCAGCAGACAGCCATATCAGTCCCAATCCAAACTCCACGATCACATCTGTTATTACTGAAAATTCAGTAGTGAACCCCATCAATGATATGGTTGTAAACACCGCCACCAACATGAGCAAACTACAGGAGCAAAACATGTCACCAATTACCCAGTCGTCTGCAATATCAATGTCTCCACAAACAAGTCCTCACCATAGCTCTGCCAATGTTGGCGATGGATCACTTTGCTCTATTATAAATTCGCCACAGAACACATCTGGTCAATCTCATGTTGTTTCCAGCATCCAAGCCACTTTGGAACATCACTTGAACAGCCAGAGTGCAAACTCGGCTCAGGCAAACATTAACGACTTGATTAAAACTTCTCAAACAGTAACGGCCGGTCAAGCTCAAGTTTATTCAAACTTACAATCATCTATAGAACAGTTAACCTCCCAGGCTCTGAGTTCTTCACAGATGACTCATTCTGAGATCAACAGTATAATACAGTCTTCACAACCGACTCCGACGAGTCAAGCCCATGTAATGTCAAATTTACAATCTCTAGAACAACATCTGTCACCGCCACCTGTCAATTCAGGTCAGATAATTCATCCCGATTTGAATAATCTGATGCAGTCTTCTCAGTCCTCTACTCAAGAACACACACTGGCAAATCTTCAAGCCTCTTTGGAGCAACAAATGTCATCGCATAACATGACTTCTCAGCCGCAAATGAATCTGAGCAACCTGATACAGTCGGCATCACAAGAGTCTACACGTGAGGCTCAGGCATTATCTAACTTGCAAGCATCTCTGGAACAACACCTTTCTCAAGGACTTAACTCTACACAAATGATTCACTCTGAATCCATTCAACCAACAAATTTGTCTATGGGAAGTATCGGGAAAACTATCCAGACATCCACCCAAAGTCCTACTATCAGTGAAAATCAAAGCTTATCAAATCTTCAAGCTTCACTGGAACACCATATGTCTTCACAAATATTGAGTTCCGTACAAGCAGCTCATGAGTCGCTAACAAACGGAAACATTTCCATGAACACTTTAAATTCTTCGGTGCCAACTTCCCCTCAGATTCAAATCGCTGTCAGTCAAGCTCAAGTATTATCCAATCTCCAAGCTTCTCTTGAACATCATCTAGCCTCTCAGGTGGCTGCTTCAGTTCAGTCGATACATGAAACAGTGACGAGTAGTCAGATGACGACTAATTTAAATTCTCCAGTCGAGAATTCCTCGCAAGTCGCTGTAAGCCAAGGTCAAACATTATCAGGCCTCCAAATGTCCCTTGAGCACCTGAGTCCTCGGGTCATGACATCGCCCCAACCGACCCACGAGAATATGTCAGTCGGCAGTATTTCACTAAACAATACGATGCAAACTTCTCCAGTTCAAATTTCAGTTAGTCAAGCCCAGACACTATCTGACCTTCATGCGTCTCTTGAACATCATCTGTCTTCCAACGTCATGGCCTCATCTCAGCCATCTGAAACAATCATACCTGTAGAAAGGCTAAACAATCAGATTCCAACTTCTCCACAGCAGTCATCAAATCAAAATCTGTCAAGTTTTCAGGCATCTATAGATCATCTCTCATCACAAGTGTTAAGTTCACCTCAGTCCAGCCATTCTGAACACAATCTCTCCATCAACGATTCTCGGTCTATGGATTTAACCAGTCCCCTGTCATTAATGAATTCCCAGACAATAAACGTTGTCTCGGATACAAGCAGTACTAACAGCCCCGTTATGATACTGTCACCGAATTCTCGTCAGAGTCCTTCCTCCGTTCTTACAACTCCGGGTCTCTCGATGAGCAACACGCCCACGATGGCTCTGTCACCAGTGAACACGCTGGCGATGGATATGAATCCTTCCAACATCGTTCTCAACGCTTCTCACACAATGGTGTCAGCCGCAGACATCACGATGGGCAATCCTCCAACACTCCTCAGTCAACCGGACGTCCAGATGCAGACCTCTCCAGGTGTCCAGCTACAGACCAGTATTAGCCAGTTCGAGCAGGTGGCATCGAGGATACCGGACAAGATGGCGGCCATGAGTCAGTACCAACACGGCCAAGGGTTGCAAGGCATGGATAAGGAAGTTGATAGGAAGGACCCGGCAGGGTACATGATACAGCCGGGAACTGTTCAGCCTCATGCAAACTACGAGATAAAACCTCAACCCGTGAAGAAGTGCGAGGAACTGGCCAATGAGCTGACTCAGATGTCCGAACATGATCTCATCAGTTACATTAATCCCAGCTGTTTTGATACAG
- the LOC124364251 gene encoding nuclear factor of activated T-cells 5 isoform X5, protein MLLKHLKSQNRLKTAFMGKSPRTGGMVKLTAGLMTVVPKSHRKVIKVASKRPAAILRAPASAVKREHIPVDPCDNSNDSGLGFDHHIDYHSSIASHPTLCFSDKETGWQTEEPAEAKRRRLEIKLESDDANDNFTFPQTVRQVPRAICVPVRARTSRVVSVPAPLSSQLSATSQNGLTQLLIVCQPEQQHRARYQTEGSRGAVKDRTGNGFPVVKLVGYDGPATLQVFIGTDQGRVVPHMFYQACRVSGKNSTPCVEKKVDGTIVIEVDIEPSKDMVVTCDCVGILKERNVDVEHRFPEEGTGRTKKKSTRCRMVFRTTITNPDGSQETLQVTSQPIVCTQPPGVPEICKKSLSSCSVRGGQELFVLGKNFLKDTRVLFQEGDSTNPSWSQSVQPDKEFLQQSHLVCTVPPYHRVDISEPVTIRLLVESSGKASEPHTFLYLPDTSPPHSDNNTVLVPEGNVVTNSISSQGGSPGVFPSHLPQPVAASLLMSSETPVTATFIPSQTSTGREDNIHPVMMWDKTMPVDVMMPPPPPALLPISGRRSSVQMIVPEPLEPENLKQEVSEEAPKPLSDLSSSQQPSMDTFRRFVTNNTLPSITVESYLSNIEGNAAFGNKVVKSQLISEMPRIMIPSSTVVSKPLASSDSSSLLTTVEPMLVSQPVGMTFDGRNMCASSSVSQASHENISVIVPSPLIQKKSSESLVSQEIQQQEQIPQSQSVGLDLLMRSALNERPPTMTEKLDAFVNSAADSHISPNPNSTITSVITENSVVNPINDMVVNTATNMSKLQEQNMSPITQSSAISMSPQTSPHHSSANVGDGSLCSIINSPQNTSGQSHVVSSIQATLEHHLNSQSANSAQANINDLIKTSQTVTAGQAQVYSNLQSSIEQLTSQALSSSQMTHSEINSIIQSSQPTPTSQAHVMSNLQSLEQHLSPPPVNSGQIIHPDLNNLMQSSQSSTQEHTLANLQASLEQQMSSHNMTSQPQMNLSNLIQSASQESTREAQALSNLQASLEQHLSQGLNSTQMIHSESIQPTNLSMGSIGKTIQTSTQSPTISENQSLSNLQASLEHHMSSQILSSVQAAHESLTNGNISMNTLNSSVPTSPQIQIAVSQAQVLSNLQASLEHHLASQVAASVQSIHETVTSSQMTTNLNSPVENSSQVAVSQGQTLSGLQMSLEHLSPRVMTSPQPTHENMSVGSISLNNTMQTSPVQISVSQAQTLSDLHASLEHHLSSNVMASSQPSETIIPVERLNNQIPTSPQQSSNQNLSSFQASIDHLSSQVLSSPQSSHSEHNLSINDSRSMDLTSPLSLMNSQTINVVSDTSSTNSPVMILSPNSRQSPSSVLTTPGLSMSNTPTMALSPVNTLAMDMNPSNIVLNASHTMVSAADITMGNPPTLLSQPDVQMQTSPGVQLQTSISQFEQVASRIPDKMAAMSQYQHGQGLQGMDKEVDRKDPAGYMIQPGTVQPHANYEIKPQPVKKCEELANELTQMSEHDLISYINPSCFDTADFTFLGHVSYNR, encoded by the exons ACCGGGTGGCAGACTGAGGAGCCAGCGGAAGCGAAGAGACGAAGGCTGGAGATCAAACTGGAATCTGATGACGCAAACGATAACTTCACTTTCCCACAAACTGTAAGACAAGTGCCCAGGGCTATCTG TGTACCAGTGCGAGCGCGTACCAGCCGAGTGGTGTCGGTGCCAGCGCCGCTCAGCTCGCAGCTGTCAGCCACCTCGCAGAACGGGCTGACTCAGCTGCTGATAGTGTGCCAGCCAGAGCAGCAGCACCGAGCCCGGTACCAGACGGAGGGCAGCCGAGGTGCCGTCAAGGACCGGACGGGCAATGGCTTCCCCGTTGTCAAG CTGGTGGGCTACGATGGGCCGGCAACACTGCAGGTGTTTATAGGTACGGACCAGGGACGTGTGGTCCCCCATATGTTCTACCAGGCCTGTCGTGTCTCTGGCAAGAACTCCACCCCCTGCGTAGAGAAGAAGGTGGACGGCACAATAGTCATCGAAGTGGACATTGAACCCTCGAAGGACATGGTGGTTAC GTGTGACTGTGTGGGGATCCTGAAGGAACGCAATGTCGATGTGGAACATAGGTTCCCAGAGGAAGGGACGGGTCGAACCAAGAAGAAGTCGACCCGCTGCCGGATGGTATTTCGGACAACTATCACTAATCCGGACGGCTCACAGGAGACTCTGCAGGTCACCTCACAGCCAATAGTATGCA CCCAGCCGCCTGGTGTGCCAGAGATCTGCAAGAAGTCACTGTCATCCTGCAGTGTCCGTGGTGGCCAGGAGCTTTTTGTCCTGGGCAAGAACTTCCTCAAGGACACACGAGTACTGTTCCAGGAGGGTGACTCCACCAACCCTTCCTGGTCCCAGAGTGTACAACCGGACAAGGAGTTTCTCCAACAG TCACACCTGGTGTGTACCGTGCCACCGTACCACCGTGTTGACATCTCAGAGCCGGTTACAATCCGGTTACTGGTGGAATCTAGTGGCAAGGCCAGTGAGCCCCACACGTTTCTCTACTTGCCGGATACGTCTCCGCCACACTCAGACAATAACACAG TTTTGGTCCCAGAGGGAAATGTTGTCACCAATTCCATCAGTTCACAAG GTGGCAGCCCTGGAGTGTTCCCCAGCCACTTGCCCCAACCAGTGGCTGCATCACTTCTCATGTCCTCTGAGACCCCTGTCACAGCGACTTTCATCCCCTCTCAGACTTCCACAG GGAGGGAAGATAACATACATCCCGTTATGATGTGGGATAAGACGATGCCAGTGGACGTGATGATGCCACCACCACCTCCTGCTCTACTGCCAATTTCAGGTCGAAGATCTTCAGTGCAGATGATTGTACCAGAGCCTCTCGAACCGGAAAATCTGAAACAAGAAGTTTCTGAGGAAGCACCCAAGCCCTTATCTGATCTCTCAAGCAGCCAGCAACCCTCTATGGACACATTTCGCAGATTTGTCACCAACAACACTCTTCCTTCCATCACTGTTGAAAGCTATCTATCCAACATCGAGGGGAACGCTGCGTTTGGTAACAAAGTGGTCAAATCTCAGTTAATCAGTGAAATGCCACGGATAATGATACCATCATCAACAGTTGTCAGTAAGCCACTGGCCTCGAGTGATTCTTCCAGTCTTTTAACTACTGTTGAGCCTATGCTTGTCAGCCAACCTGTCGGGATGACGTTTGACGGTAGGAACATGTGTGCCAGCTCGTCTGTTTCTCAGGCCTCCCACGAAAACATCAGTGTCATCGTGCCTTCTCCTCTGATTCAGAAAAAGTCTTCTGAATCACTCGTATCCCAAGAGATCCAACAACAAGAACAGATTCCACAGTCACAAAGTGTTGGACTCGATTTGTTGATGAGATCTGCTCTCAATGAGCGACCTCCAACGATGACCGAAAAGCTGGATGCTTTTGTCAATTCTGCAGCAGACAGCCATATCAGTCCCAATCCAAACTCCACGATCACATCTGTTATTACTGAAAATTCAGTAGTGAACCCCATCAATGATATGGTTGTAAACACCGCCACCAACATGAGCAAACTACAGGAGCAAAACATGTCACCAATTACCCAGTCGTCTGCAATATCAATGTCTCCACAAACAAGTCCTCACCATAGCTCTGCCAATGTTGGCGATGGATCACTTTGCTCTATTATAAATTCGCCACAGAACACATCTGGTCAATCTCATGTTGTTTCCAGCATCCAAGCCACTTTGGAACATCACTTGAACAGCCAGAGTGCAAACTCGGCTCAGGCAAACATTAACGACTTGATTAAAACTTCTCAAACAGTAACGGCCGGTCAAGCTCAAGTTTATTCAAACTTACAATCATCTATAGAACAGTTAACCTCCCAGGCTCTGAGTTCTTCACAGATGACTCATTCTGAGATCAACAGTATAATACAGTCTTCACAACCGACTCCGACGAGTCAAGCCCATGTAATGTCAAATTTACAATCTCTAGAACAACATCTGTCACCGCCACCTGTCAATTCAGGTCAGATAATTCATCCCGATTTGAATAATCTGATGCAGTCTTCTCAGTCCTCTACTCAAGAACACACACTGGCAAATCTTCAAGCCTCTTTGGAGCAACAAATGTCATCGCATAACATGACTTCTCAGCCGCAAATGAATCTGAGCAACCTGATACAGTCGGCATCACAAGAGTCTACACGTGAGGCTCAGGCATTATCTAACTTGCAAGCATCTCTGGAACAACACCTTTCTCAAGGACTTAACTCTACACAAATGATTCACTCTGAATCCATTCAACCAACAAATTTGTCTATGGGAAGTATCGGGAAAACTATCCAGACATCCACCCAAAGTCCTACTATCAGTGAAAATCAAAGCTTATCAAATCTTCAAGCTTCACTGGAACACCATATGTCTTCACAAATATTGAGTTCCGTACAAGCAGCTCATGAGTCGCTAACAAACGGAAACATTTCCATGAACACTTTAAATTCTTCGGTGCCAACTTCCCCTCAGATTCAAATCGCTGTCAGTCAAGCTCAAGTATTATCCAATCTCCAAGCTTCTCTTGAACATCATCTAGCCTCTCAGGTGGCTGCTTCAGTTCAGTCGATACATGAAACAGTGACGAGTAGTCAGATGACGACTAATTTAAATTCTCCAGTCGAGAATTCCTCGCAAGTCGCTGTAAGCCAAGGTCAAACATTATCAGGCCTCCAAATGTCCCTTGAGCACCTGAGTCCTCGGGTCATGACATCGCCCCAACCGACCCACGAGAATATGTCAGTCGGCAGTATTTCACTAAACAATACGATGCAAACTTCTCCAGTTCAAATTTCAGTTAGTCAAGCCCAGACACTATCTGACCTTCATGCGTCTCTTGAACATCATCTGTCTTCCAACGTCATGGCCTCATCTCAGCCATCTGAAACAATCATACCTGTAGAAAGGCTAAACAATCAGATTCCAACTTCTCCACAGCAGTCATCAAATCAAAATCTGTCAAGTTTTCAGGCATCTATAGATCATCTCTCATCACAAGTGTTAAGTTCACCTCAGTCCAGCCATTCTGAACACAATCTCTCCATCAACGATTCTCGGTCTATGGATTTAACCAGTCCCCTGTCATTAATGAATTCCCAGACAATAAACGTTGTCTCGGATACAAGCAGTACTAACAGCCCCGTTATGATACTGTCACCGAATTCTCGTCAGAGTCCTTCCTCCGTTCTTACAACTCCGGGTCTCTCGATGAGCAACACGCCCACGATGGCTCTGTCACCAGTGAACACGCTGGCGATGGATATGAATCCTTCCAACATCGTTCTCAACGCTTCTCACACAATGGTGTCAGCCGCAGACATCACGATGGGCAATCCTCCAACACTCCTCAGTCAACCGGACGTCCAGATGCAGACCTCTCCAGGTGTCCAGCTACAGACCAGTATTAGCCAGTTCGAGCAGGTGGCATCGAGGATACCGGACAAGATGGCGGCCATGAGTCAGTACCAACACGGCCAAGGGTTGCAAGGCATGGATAAGGAAGTTGATAGGAAGGACCCGGCAGGGTACATGATACAGCCGGGAACTGTTCAGCCTCATGCAAACTACGAGATAAAACCTCAACCCGTGAAGAAGTGCGAGGAACTGGCCAATGAGCTGACTCAGATGTCCGAACATGATCTCATCAGTTACATTAATCCCAGCTGTTTTGATACAG